In Schistocerca piceifrons isolate TAMUIC-IGC-003096 chromosome 9, iqSchPice1.1, whole genome shotgun sequence, the following proteins share a genomic window:
- the LOC124717296 gene encoding longitudinals lacking protein, isoforms N/O/W/X/Y-like isoform X3, with protein sequence MDVHLRWNKHQATLMSVFDALLENEKLTDCTISAEGHHLRAHKIILSACSPYFEELFSENYEKHPIIILHDVKYAAIKALLDFMYRGKVNVPQEELSGVLKLSESLQVRGLSGSGCVDDVNMQKGSERNELPENNPSQPVSVSCSSLSQNERERNVQSFRRCCPSGSSQDGGSESIQKHRKIIKHSSFDQGMGQNAFKEVITPDFDSVHQLPPQREVMATANNSSGESVYSPVQVQKTSSSSAHITVSSSSSSSSSSSSYIQIPYQSDCSELQSSRGEMAVAENEQFLIPEAVLPEKKSANLSAYQQEVSLEIKSEVLESHMEIVEDLTLDDDDDDDDDYRSASDYHDDCNSAEVDIGEVRRSNEDLTYEEKFCTQEMKNLHSPSGSYYLNNVTLTTSQTASRKRFSCHTCSKSYRYPQGLHRHLKFECGKEPQVQCPRCSYRCFRSDTLKKHMTTRRCLRQENYAIFVGDE encoded by the coding sequence ATGGATGTTCATTTGAGGTGGAATAAGCATCAAGCTACTTTGATGTCTGTGTTTGATGCTCTGTTGGAAAATGAGAAATTAACAGATTGCACAATTAGTGCTGAGGGGCATCATTTAAGAGCACATAAGATAATTCTTTCAGCCTGTAGTCCATATTTTGAGGAACTGTTCTCTGAAAACTATGAGAAGCATCCAATTATTATTCTGCACGATGTAAAATACGCCGCCATAAAGGCTCTGTTGGATTTTATGTACCGTGGCAAAGTAAATGTACCGCAGGAGGAGCTCAGTGGTGTTCTGAAGCTCTCAGAGTCTCTTCAGGTAAGAGGACTCTCTGGCAGTGGGTGTGTGGATGACGTCAACATGCAAAAAGGTAGTGAAAGAAATGAACTTCCAGAAAATAACCCATCGCAACCTGTTTCTGTATCGTGCTCTTCCTTGAGTCAAAATGAACGAGAAAGAAATGTGCAGTCATTTAGAAGGTGCTGTCCATCTGGGTCATCCCAGGATGGAGGTTCTGAATCCATTCAAAagcatagaaaaattattaaacactCCAGTTTTGATCAGGGAATGGGCCAAAATGCATTCAAGGAAGTTATTACTCCTGATTTTGATAGCGTACATCAACTTCCCCCTCAAAGGGAAGTAATGGCCACAGCAAATAACTCATCTGGTGAATCAGTTTACAGTCCAGTTCAAGTGCAAAAGACCTCGTCTTCATCTGCCCACATcacggtatcatcatcatcatcatcatcatcatcatcatcatcatacattcAAATTCCTTATCAGTCTGACTGCAGTGAGTTGCAGAGCTCCAGAGGGGAAATGGCTGTTGCAGAAAATGAACAGTTTTTAATACCGGAAGCAGTATTACCGGAAAAAAAGTCAGCAAATCTGAGTGCATACCAACAGGAGGTATCACTAGAAATAAAATCTGAGGTGCTTGAGAGTCACATGGAAATTGTAGAAGACCTtactcttgatgatgatgatgatgatgatgacgattatcGCAGTGCCAGTGATTATCATGATGATTGTAACAGTGCTGAAGTTGACATTGGAGAAGTCAGGAGATCCAATGAAGATCTTACATATGAAGAAAAGTTTTGCACTCAAGAAATGAAAAACCTGCATTCACCATCTGGCAGTTATTATCTGAATAATGTGACTTTGACAACATCCCAGACAGCATCACGTAAACGGTTTAGTTGTCATACTTGTAGCAAGTCTTATCGGTATCCGCAAGGGCTACATAGACActtgaagtttgaatgtggtaaagAACCACAGGTTCAGTGTCCTCGCTGCAGTTATCGGTGTTTTAGGAGTGATACTTTAAAAAAACATATGACTACTCGCCGTTGTCTGAGGCAAGAAAATTATGCAATTTTTGTAGGAGATGAGTGA